One genomic segment of Bacteroidota bacterium includes these proteins:
- a CDS encoding RNA ligase (ATP): MRKLARIERVAKVSPIPDADSIEVATVQSWNVVIKKGEFKEGDLCVYCEIDSFLPVREEFEFLRKSSFKKMEDKEGFRLRTLKLRGQVSQGLLLQLSIIDNGQQYPVGYEVTDLLGITKYEPPIPAGTEGTIKGGFPSFISKTDEERIQNLADEYGSYKNTEFYATEKLDGTSITCYTYEGSFGVCQRNYELEEANNMYWETVARLGIKEKLMQLNKNIALQGELIGPSIQGNPYQLKERTIKVFSVFDIDNGRYYKFEEFTALTKELSIDTVPLIETSMKLPETIDMLLQFADGKSALNPQTNREGLVLRSLSGTWISFKVISNLFLLSEK; encoded by the coding sequence ATGAGAAAATTAGCGAGAATAGAAAGAGTGGCAAAAGTATCACCAATTCCCGATGCAGATTCTATAGAAGTAGCAACTGTACAAAGTTGGAATGTGGTGATAAAGAAAGGTGAGTTTAAAGAAGGTGATTTATGTGTGTATTGTGAGATTGATTCTTTTTTGCCGGTGAGGGAGGAGTTTGAGTTTTTACGCAAAAGCTCCTTTAAGAAAATGGAGGATAAAGAAGGCTTTAGATTACGGACACTAAAGTTGCGTGGACAAGTATCGCAGGGCTTGCTTTTACAATTATCAATTATAGATAATGGACAGCAATATCCTGTTGGCTATGAGGTAACAGATTTATTAGGTATAACAAAATATGAGCCTCCGATTCCGGCAGGTACAGAGGGTACTATAAAAGGCGGCTTTCCATCTTTTATCAGTAAAACCGATGAAGAACGGATACAGAATTTGGCAGACGAATACGGTTCTTATAAAAATACTGAGTTTTATGCAACCGAGAAACTAGATGGCACTTCAATAACTTGCTACACTTATGAAGGTAGTTTTGGTGTTTGCCAGCGAAACTACGAGTTAGAAGAAGCAAATAATATGTATTGGGAAACAGTTGCAAGACTCGGTATCAAAGAAAAGTTGATGCAACTGAATAAAAATATTGCCCTACAAGGTGAACTAATCGGACCAAGTATACAAGGTAACCCATACCAATTAAAAGAGCGCACGATAAAGGTGTTTTCAGTATTTGATATAGATAATGGACGATATTATAAGTTTGAAGAGTTTACTGCCTTAACAAAAGAATTGTCAATAGATACTGTTCCGCTGATTGAAACATCCATGAAATTACCGGAAACAATAGATATGCTGTTGCAGTTTGCCGATGGGAAGTCAGCACTTAATCCGCAAACAAACCGAGAAGGGCTTGTGTTACGGAGTTTGTCAGGTACATGGATTTCATTTAAGGTAATTTCAAACCTGTTTTTGTTGAGCGAAAAATAA
- the truB gene encoding tRNA pseudouridine(55) synthase TruB, with the protein MPQHPLTIEYNEGKVLLVNKPSGWTSFDVVQKIRNVSRAKKVGHAGTLDPLATGLLILCTGKFTKRIDEVQAQEKEYTGTITVGATRPSFDMETEIDQTFAWEHITPQMVQEATQQFTGVIEQIPPSYSAIKINGQRAYENARAGKEVEIKPRSVEVKEFEITGVELPNIHFRVVCSKGTYIRTLAYDFGRALNSGAYLASLCRTRIGEYLLKDAVEVEDLVNDIKEKRAVQ; encoded by the coding sequence ATACCTCAACACCCTCTTACTATTGAGTATAACGAGGGTAAAGTACTGTTGGTGAACAAACCTTCAGGGTGGACTTCGTTTGATGTGGTGCAAAAAATCCGCAATGTGAGCCGTGCTAAAAAAGTAGGCCATGCGGGTACTTTAGACCCACTTGCCACAGGACTACTGATTTTGTGTACAGGTAAGTTTACCAAACGCATTGATGAGGTGCAGGCGCAAGAGAAGGAATATACAGGTACTATCACTGTGGGCGCAACCCGTCCGTCGTTTGATATGGAAACTGAGATTGACCAAACCTTTGCGTGGGAGCATATTACCCCGCAAATGGTGCAAGAGGCTACCCAACAATTTACAGGGGTTATTGAGCAAATACCACCTTCGTATTCGGCGATTAAGATTAACGGTCAGCGTGCCTACGAGAATGCCCGCGCAGGCAAGGAGGTTGAAATTAAACCCCGTAGTGTTGAGGTTAAAGAGTTTGAAATTACTGGGGTAGAACTACCCAATATACATTTTAGGGTGGTGTGCAGTAAAGGTACTTACATACGTACCCTTGCCTATGATTTTGGTCGCGCACTGAACAGCGGAGCTTATTTGGCCAGTTTGTGCCGCACCCGTATCGGTGAGTATCTATTGAAAGACGCGGTTGAGGTTGAAGATTTAGTGAACGATATAAAAGAAAAGCGGGCGGTTCAATAG
- the clsB gene encoding cardiolipin synthase ClsB has product MITPSPYKTKGKVHDAYGVKLVHGGEDYFARLEKLIAHAEHEIHFQTYIFDNDETGKRITAALIKAAQKGVSIYLVVDAYGSKHIGGLANQLTAAGVKLRIFGTVYTGRKWAWGRRLHHKIVVIDRCMALVGGINISNHYSGMDGKTPWLDYALLVEGPVCKDIFKVCRQIFTQWYIPKTRRFRLFERHTPPDHKQHIQLLQNDWLRGKNQIARAYIKAINAAKKEVIIANSYFLPGSRFRKALKNAAKRGVKVKILLAGTSDVPFAKKAIEYLYGYLLRNKIEIYEWQPSVLHAKIACIDGKWCAIGSYNLNFLSAYASIEFDISVIDDAFCTRFSNHLNTMLKQQCVKVVSPALHTLNPLKKFSLWASYVLIRLSEGLLTTFPGQRLFNKNRYA; this is encoded by the coding sequence ATCATAACACCATCACCATATAAAACCAAAGGAAAAGTGCACGATGCCTATGGCGTGAAGCTGGTGCACGGCGGTGAGGATTATTTTGCTCGACTTGAAAAGCTGATTGCTCACGCCGAACACGAAATACACTTCCAAACCTACATTTTTGATAACGACGAAACGGGCAAACGAATCACCGCCGCACTAATAAAGGCCGCCCAAAAAGGTGTTTCGATATACCTTGTGGTAGATGCTTACGGCTCTAAACACATAGGTGGACTTGCCAACCAATTAACAGCAGCAGGAGTAAAACTCCGCATTTTCGGCACAGTATATACAGGTCGGAAATGGGCTTGGGGACGTCGCCTGCATCACAAAATTGTAGTGATTGACCGCTGTATGGCCTTGGTAGGCGGGATAAATATCTCTAACCACTATTCGGGCATGGACGGAAAAACCCCGTGGCTGGATTATGCTCTGCTGGTAGAAGGGCCTGTTTGCAAGGATATTTTTAAAGTGTGCAGGCAAATCTTCACACAATGGTATATACCAAAAACTCGCCGTTTCAGGCTGTTTGAAAGACATACCCCACCCGACCACAAACAACACATCCAACTGCTGCAAAACGATTGGTTGCGCGGCAAAAACCAAATAGCCCGTGCCTATATAAAAGCCATTAATGCTGCAAAAAAAGAGGTGATTATAGCCAACAGCTATTTTTTGCCCGGCAGCCGTTTTAGAAAAGCACTTAAAAATGCAGCCAAACGGGGTGTAAAAGTAAAGATACTGCTGGCAGGCACATCCGATGTGCCTTTTGCTAAAAAGGCGATTGAATACCTGTATGGCTATTTGTTGCGCAACAAGATTGAAATATACGAGTGGCAGCCCAGCGTATTGCACGCAAAAATTGCCTGTATAGACGGCAAATGGTGTGCGATAGGCTCTTATAACCTTAACTTTTTAAGTGCCTATGCAAGTATTGAGTTTGATATCAGCGTGATAGACGATGCCTTTTGCACCCGTTTCAGCAACCACCTTAATACGATGCTTAAACAACAGTGTGTGAAGGTAGTGAGCCCTGCACTACATACCCTGAACCCGCTTAAGAAGTTTTCTCTGTGGGCATCGTATGTATTAATACGCCTTTCCGAAGGACTGCTTACAACATTCCCCGGTCAACGTTTATTTAACAAAAACAGGTACGCTTAA
- a CDS encoding undecaprenyl-diphosphate phosphatase yields the protein MDYIQAFILAVIEGITEFLPVSSTGHMIIASSVMGIAKNDFVKLFTVGIQFGAILSVVALYYKRFFQSWKFYLRLFIAFLPAAVFGLAFSDYIDQLLEDVIVVAVTLLLGGILFLFLDKIFKESLEQPDREMTYKEGFIVGFFQVIAMIPGVSRSAATIIGGLAQKFNKKQAAEFSFFLAVPTMFAATAKTLYDHYKEGTLVLDTHHVSMFAFGNVVAFIVAALAIRTFISYLTKHGFKVFGYYRIFVGATILILYFLGIELSIV from the coding sequence ATGGATTATATCCAGGCGTTTATACTTGCAGTAATTGAAGGTATAACCGAGTTTTTGCCCGTATCCTCTACGGGTCACATGATTATTGCCTCATCGGTGATGGGGATTGCCAAAAACGATTTTGTGAAGTTGTTTACCGTGGGCATACAGTTTGGTGCTATTTTATCAGTAGTTGCCCTGTATTACAAGCGGTTTTTTCAATCGTGGAAATTTTACCTGAGACTGTTTATCGCTTTTTTACCCGCGGCCGTTTTCGGACTTGCTTTCAGTGATTATATCGACCAATTGCTTGAAGATGTAATAGTTGTGGCAGTTACTCTGCTTCTTGGCGGTATCTTATTCCTGTTTCTAGATAAAATTTTTAAAGAAAGCCTTGAGCAACCCGACAGGGAAATGACTTATAAAGAAGGGTTTATTGTTGGCTTCTTTCAGGTGATAGCGATGATACCCGGGGTTTCGCGTTCAGCGGCGACTATTATCGGGGGCTTGGCACAAAAGTTTAATAAAAAACAGGCGGCAGAGTTTTCCTTCTTTTTAGCAGTGCCTACCATGTTTGCTGCTACTGCCAAAACCCTATACGACCATTACAAAGAAGGCACTTTGGTGCTTGATACACACCATGTCTCTATGTTTGCTTTTGGCAATGTGGTGGCTTTTATTGTGGCTGCGTTGGCCATCCGAACGTTTATCAGCTATCTAACCAAACACGGTTTTAAAGTATTTGGCTATTACCGTATTTTTGTGGGTGCTACTATATTAATCCTGTACTTTTTAGGGATTGAATTAAGCATCGTTTAA
- a CDS encoding RidA family protein yields the protein MQENPVHSSKAPEPVGLYPHARRVGNLLFLSGVGPRERGTKKIPGVDLDENGNIVSYDIATQCRSVFQNVRYVLEDAGSSWDKIVDVTVFLTNMKDDFPIYNKLWAEYFAENPPCRTTIEINCLPTPIAIELKVIATID from the coding sequence ATGCAAGAGAACCCAGTACATTCAAGCAAAGCTCCAGAACCCGTAGGTTTGTACCCTCATGCCCGCCGTGTGGGCAACTTGTTGTTTCTTTCAGGCGTTGGTCCCCGCGAGCGCGGAACCAAAAAAATACCCGGTGTTGATTTAGATGAAAACGGCAACATTGTTAGCTATGACATAGCGACCCAATGCCGCAGTGTTTTCCAAAATGTGCGTTATGTGCTTGAAGATGCCGGCAGTAGCTGGGATAAAATTGTAGATGTTACGGTGTTTCTTACCAACATGAAAGATGATTTCCCGATTTACAATAAGCTATGGGCAGAATATTTTGCAGAAAACCCTCCTTGCCGCACTACCATTGAGATTAACTGCCTGCCTACGCCGATAGCTATTGAGTTGAAGGTGATTGCTACCATTGACTAA